The region CCCAAATTCTATGTACCGTACTTAATTGGATTATGTGACAGACTAATATTAGCCATAGTTGTGACTTTTACTGTACATGTACTAAATCATTTCATTATAACCATGGTTGTAAATTTAGGGTCATTGTTCTGCTGAAAGGGGAACTTTTACTCCAATCTAGGCGTAGGCAGCCtctaaaagcttttctttcaatataGCTTTACATAGAGCTCTATTCATCTTTGCCTCAACGGTGCAGTTTCTCTGtacctgctgaagaaaagcatcctcACAATCATGATGTTGTCACAACCATGTTTGAGTTATGAGAAAATCTTCTTGCACATGTTTACTGTGTCCCCTGTACGACTTGTGCTTGAGCTATGGATCTCTGCAGATCCTCCAGAGATACCATGAggctccagagttaccatgaaAGTTACCATGATGGTCCCATTGTCTGGGCTGTCAGATTAGGAGGACAGCCATGTCTTTCTAGTTTTATAGTCTTTCTGTTTCCAgttgatggattgaacagtCTTCTGAGAGATGTTCAAGATTCTGGATAGTACTTCGTAACCTAACCCAGCTTTACACTTCTCCACAGTCTTATCCTTGACCTGTCTGCTGAGTTTCTTGATCTTCACTGACATTCTCTCACTTGTGAGGCCTCCAttaaacagctggatttatattgACACTAAATTACACACAAGGGAACTCCATCTACCAGTGAGATAACTTTTGATGGCTTCATCCAGTTTTGAGGTAACAGACCAAAAAGACTGAAGAAAAATTAATGGCATCAATTTGTACAAAATGCTTAAAACtattaatcattttcatttcaattcaCAAGTCACATTAGGTGATGCTTTGTGTTATTATGTTATCTAGATtgcattaaagtttattaaactaTGGAAACATTCAATGAttttgaatgcttttgcaaggcattgtaatCTCAACCTCTAAATAATGGTGTGGTTCTTCtttgaataatattttgattcacagacagaaacacagaaaagaatATGTCTAGGAAATCCCACCAATGACATCTCTGGTCTCTCTTTGCTCTGTAGCCATTACAAAGGAAGGTCTGTGCAGGAAACTCTGAGAACTTTTCATTACGGTGTTGCCCTTGGCACTCGTGCACCTTCCACACCAAAGACGCAGTACCCCATCTGCAACCGATACCACTGTTGCTTTAGCACTCGGAGAATTCATCCGCTAAAACCTGGTGGAAAATGAAGAGATCCCCGAATCTAAGATAAAAGCGTTCCACTTCACGGCTCAGACAGCTTTAACTTCACTCCGACGTCAGCACGAACCCAGTTtctcaaagaacaaaatgtaattttaatttaacaaacactAGCCTGTTATCTTTGCCTAAATCTTTCAATGCAATACTTTTTTGCTCTCTAGTGagacaaaaagaacatttgagTGAAATTGTATTGCTAGAGTGCCATCTTGTGGCAAGACGCACAGTTTCACCAAACTGGTACTTTAAGGGCTTAATTTCTGCCTTTTGTCATTATCTCACAAAACAGTCATCTTAATTTCCCTAAATCAGcccatttaatttttatagcATCTTCAAGCTATTTACCTGTTCTTGAGCTCAAAGCTCAGCAcatgtctctctgtgtgtctgccTGGTTTAATGAATCCACAAACATCTTGTTTGCTCCTAATTAGTAACAGGAACTGTCTTTATGGCCTAAATGTTACATACACACGGCTTATGCTAATATTATTGCATCAGTTCCACTAATGACACCACAAAGCTATTCTATTAAACATAAAGACTATCAGCAAATgggaggatttttatttttacaaccaTCTCTCATTCTGCTCAtacaaatgaagtaaaaaaataaaaaaataaataaaaactagcCCTGGGGCAAATTTTCTGTGGCACGCAGGTTTGATTTTCTCACAGAGTGAAGTTTCCACAGTGCTGAATCCCTGCTGTCCTGTTTGTTTAGGTGTGTGCTGATTAGAAGTTCTCACGCTGGGTGCGATGTATCTCCGCACGCCAAGGGTTTCAAACATGACAGGTCTTTTTGCGGCGACCGGAGCCTCGGAGCTCTTTAACTCTCTCCTCGCTGCTCCCTCTCGCACCTCTGCCTTTAATGCCATTGTCATCAGAGCTCGGAGCTTTGCCATGAAAGCCTTCAATTAGCACAGGTCATAATGCCCGGTGTAAACGTTCATCTGGGCGCTGTCAGTCCACAAGTCTGATAAACACCCCCAACTCCCCCACCCCTTCTGCCCTTCATTAGCTGAGGGAGAAATTAGAGGAGGGAACGGAAAACAGACCGTCTGAATAATGATCTTTCAAAGGACATTTTTGGAATATTGAAAAACATGTGACATCTGTTTCTCATGGCTTcttcatttacagaaataacATAAAGCTTCAGGATGGCTTTAATGTTCAGGTCTTTAATGAGCTAGTGCAGGGCGGGCACTTTCATGGGTGCTCGTGTGGATTAGCGTTTATGGACCATGCCAGCAGTAATGACGGCTCCTCTCCCAGACTGTCTGTGacatttctgttgtattttcttttataggACGTGCCGAGGCCCTCGCCCAAGGCCTGTATCAGTCGCCACAGACGCACCCCCCACTGACACGGTTCCCTGCTCTAAAGGATCTGGCACTGCAAAAAAAAGGGGTGGGGAAATGCCGAACCAAACGAGAGACGAGCCAGCAGGGATAAACTTGACATGTGGCATGTCTGGGAGCCACGAGTTCATCTTCACCCTGGTGCCCATCGTCTACGCCTTCAACTTTGTCATTGGCATCATCGGAAACAGCATGGTGGTAGCAGTCATCTACTGCTACATGAAGCTCAAAACTGTGGCCAATATTTTTGTCCTCAACCTCGCCGTGTCTGATCTCACCTTTGTCATTACTCTGCCCATGTGGGCAACCTTTGCAGCCATGGGTTACCACTGGCCTTTTGGAGGATTTCTGTGCAAGACTGCCGCTGGACTGGTTATGTTCAACCTCTACACAAGCATCTTTTTCCTCACAGCCCTCAGCATTGACCGTTACCTGGCCATTGTGCATCCGGTGCGGTCCCGGCGGTTTCGCACCGTGCTGTACGCACACATCACTTGTGTGATGATCTGGCTGTTTGCCTTTTTGCTTAGCGTTCCCATAGCCTTGACCAGGGATGTCCACTACATTGAAAACTCTAAAACCATAGTTTGTGGCATTCTACACCCAAACGACAAAGACGTCAAAAGGCTAAACAATCTCCTCCTGTGCATCAGCCTCATGAAAAGCCTGCTGGGTTTTCTGATACCTtttgtcatcatcatcacctgCTACTGTCTTATTGGGCGGGCCCTGCTAAGGGTGAAGCATATCCAGAAAAGCTCCTGCTCCCGGGATGACGAGGTGCTGCACATGCTCGCGGCAGCTGTTCTGGCCTTCTTCCTGTGCTGGGCACCCCACCAAGTATTTCACTTCATGCAGATGCTCACTCAGCTTATCTTGGCTAACAATTGCACCATCCTGGAAATCATTGACACTGCCATGCCGTTCACCATTTGCATTGCCTACTTCAACAGCTGCGTCAACCCCATCGTGTACAGTTTTGTAGGGCGCAACTTTCGCAAGAACTTACTGAGACTACTGCGATGCTCTCCACGCAGAGCTGCAAGGCCTCATCCTAGCATCAGCTCTAAGATGAGCGCTCTCTCTTTTCGTGCCTCTGAAGCACTGAGCCTCAAAGTCAAAAACAGCGTTTCCTGCGATGTCAAATGACAACGGCCAAAGACAGAAACTGTGAACAGATGAGTTGTCCTCCTTCTTGGTCTGCGGTGAAAACTGAGACGTCCAAAGCTTTAAAACCTCAGCTGTAAAATATGAgcagtgaaacatttaaaagaaaaagaccaaaaaacaaTCACTACCTTATTATGTCGCAAATTTGGCATTCCATACTTTGTAAACCATaaactttaatacattttagtAGCTTGACACAAAGGAGTCCTTTatggtgaagtggaaggaaaatgatacttacatttttgtgatgaatgaaaatctaaaatgaatgACATAAATTTTGTATTCAACTTCCCTGATTAAGTTTTCAGTAGAACTAGCTTttgctgaaaacacaacatcatgctgccaccacagtGTTTAAGCATGGGGCATGATGTGTCCAGTGTGTCCGTTTCCACAACGGACACATTTTGGCCTTGCACATTGCATTTTGGCCTTTTGACCAAAATGTTTAATCTCGGTCTCATTTTATTAGAGTGGTATTTTCCATGTGATCTGCCTCCAACAGGGCATGGGGCACATGGATTTCTTACTGCTTACATGCCATCGTTCcctggtcttcatgatgctgtttattcaATAATGCTGTCTAACCAGCCTAGAATTATGTCGATGTGAAATTACCCACTGGTAACCATTTAATCATTAGATGGCTTTTGAAAGAAGTTGTCTgagctgtattttatttggggcatcagagtaaagaaagctgaaaacatttttatgccatattttctaggtttttatttgtttgttttcatgttccATTTTACAAGTATGCCTTACTTTGGTTTGGTCCGTcacataaaaatcataaaatgtaaataagttacattgaagtttgtgccTGTACTgtaattgtaataaaatgtcaaaagaagATTTAAGGGATTACTtttttgcaaggtactgtaATTATCCACCAACATTACATTCCCAAATATGAATCTCTATTTATATTTGGGAATTTGTACCACCTCTGAATAACTCCTGAAACTACTGTAACTACTTAAGATAGCATTGCTCTGCTAGAAAGGTTTGTGACTAATTAAAGCTCACTTATcccattatttttaaaagatgtgcATGTTCTGCAGGATTTTGTCAGCACTGTGTCTTAATGAAACAGCGTAGTTATGTATTGCAGAAACTTCGGTGTGCATTCTGTGTGCTCAGCAGGTTTTCCAAAAGCTTTCATCAGTGATCAAGTGTTCTGATCCAACCCTGCATGCTCTGCCTCAAAATGTTCTGCATGTTGtcatgtaaatttaaatgtgtaatATATTAGACTGAGATAATGTGATATTGCTTTGTGATGCTGacaatttatgtaaaaaatgtatatgtgtATGCTAAAGTTCCATGTTGGGTGATATTTGTCTTTGTGGTAAATATATatgattttgggttttttttactctgtaagTGTAAATTTTGTGACTAAATATGAgaccagaaataaatatttgtgacTAAATGAgaccagaaataaaattaaaacatatcaatgagttgttgtttttctacaaaGATTAGTCAAATCATACATGAATAACATGAATTATGTTTTTGGGAGTAAATGAGAAATCTCCAAAAAGACAGTCTTATGAAGGCAGCTAATTCTTTGCTTTGCACAAAAAATTAACAGGTATTGAtaaatagcaataataataattaaatttaacaaatacatataCTTTTAAAGGCCAGACATGTTTGTCTTCAGTGATGgtgatattttattaattttgattaaccTATCCATTACTGCAAAAATCTAACTACTCTATTAAACTATGCTATGTttgagttttgcttttgttttttttttgtttttctggcccatgatcatttttaattagaCAATGTCGGCATAATATTTGGACAACAaaacttaaaagttttttttttaaaagatttttcagGTAGAAGGGTTTTGGACTGAAGCTGAGGCTGGATGAATATCTCATTCATTAGGGATCTGACTAAAACCATAGAAGTAGATTTCTACCATCTCTCGGAGTTAGATATTTACTAATATTGAAAAGGCAAAATTTGATCCTTTTAATTTAGGAATAAACACAGATGATGTTGAGGTGTAATAAAGATTCCTATgaattattctttctttttaaatttcaacaaaGTCTGACTGTGTAAAACGTTAAAGATCTGGTGATTGATCAAAAGTTTGAATAATTGAACTTTGGTGCCCTCTGCAGGTCAACCTTTGGATCTCAAACAGTGAGAGTTTGACGATCATCGCCATCAAGGTGTACCTGCGATGTATGTTGTGTTTGGGCTGAGCATCAGTAAGCAGTCAATGCACAATTCAAACTTAAAGCATTATATTCAAATTGAACATTTCTATAGCTGAAGGCGTTCTACAGCTGTGATGGACATTTAAAACCATTCACTCTTCAGTATTTTTATCAGAGATGTTCAGTGTGATTTAAACACCAGGCTGACGGTGACTCTTCTACCAGAGCTTACAGCTAAACGAAGCAGAACACCTggagagaagagagaagatCAATGTCATTTGGTTGAGTCCATATTAAAGTACATAAGAAATTAAGTTTTATAATATAAGCCTTAATCCATATGAACCAATAAACAAGAAGCAAGTTCACTATAAATCTATTGTGTACCTGGTAGCTATTacctaaaatagaaaaaaaatattacataaataatcaataaagGAGCACTTAAGCTGACCAACTGAAGTGGGCAAAAGAACAGTGTTTTTAAGTGAAAGCTCAAGTTGAAGAGGTGTGTTTCAGTACAAATCTTGTTTTACTTCCAAtcataacattaaatgtaagtacCTTATAATATTTATTCCTATATAGGTCCTTTTTTGTACAGATAGAAGAATGAGCTAATTCCATTCCCTCTTCTAACCCCAATCGTATCAGCAAATGATTCAAAGGCACCACAGCTTCATCATACCTGCAAAGAAAGCTTCTCTGACCAATGACCCATATTGGAGATTGAGAATGTTGTGGATTTTTATCCACACTAACAAGTCTGTCATTAAAGTCTTCATCTCCAATCACTCCCACACTCAGCTGCTGCTCTTCCAGCAACCTATGAGATTTCTCCAGAGTGCAGCGGGCAACAGAGATTTACcaatgaaataaacatgtatGAGTCAGAGTGTAActttatgtacatttaaaataacatgtatGAAGTCATAATATAAGGAATTATTCTTTCACTAGttactaatattttttatgtgtcaAGGCATGATTTAGAGAGAGAGTTTTCAACTATTTATGTCTAAcctcaaatgtacaaaaataaaccccagctttcaaaatgtcaacattttttaaacatcatcaCAATTACAAATCCATGAGTGAAAAACTAAGTATATCTTTGATGCTTCCACAgaatttaactgtaaaaatacTGATCAAAATTAACTGGTCATTAGAAAATATTACCATTCCCAATCTTAATGGATGTctccacaaaaacacacaaaggccAGATTATACCTTTGggtgtttttgaaaaataaaaattccaaTGCAGACTCTACCCTCAGTTACCTTTCAATGTTTAGGTTTGCAGCAGGacaattggaaataaaaaaagcaaacaagaattacatttttggatggATTGCAAAGAATAAGTACATTCTCTCCTAAAATAATATATAGTTTTCAAAAGTGTGAATGAACATCTGAAGAAATATCAGAACATTGTTCTTAAGACAGATGAAGTTAAAGTACCttgaatgaagaaaacaaactagcaactttaaaatatgttagtAGAAAGGTGATGATTTGCTAGACCTGGACACTAGTCATTTAGCAGTATTGAAGAGTTAAATAGTAAGTTGTCCTTATAACCGTTATAACTGTGTAAATCTGAGTCCTGCCATCTATCAATTCATAGTGTTATGGAAAAACAATTATTGATAAAGTCATACAGAAAAAGACCACTTCAGgttatttatattaaatcatTTCCATGCTTCAGGCAAAGATCAGATCATTAATATCCATGATTTGCAAAACCCTGGAATTGAAAAGGTGCCATTCTTCCCATTCATTTTACCAAGATTTAAACACCAAGCTGACGGTGACTCTTCTACCAGAGCTTACAGCTAAATGAAGCAGAACACCTGGAGAGAAGTAAGAGAGAAGATCAATGTCAATTGGTTGAGTCCTTATTAAAGTACATAAGAAATTAAGTTTTATAATATAAACCTTAATCCATACGAACCAATAAACAGCGttttaaacagcaaaatttGCATAACATCAATGAGTCAAACTTTCAAGAGCTAGATAGTGCTAGCAGGTTATGAGTGCATAAAAACTTCTGATAATGTCGTCTAATGTGTTTCTGAAAGCTTAACCATGAATTCACCCCATCACTGTGTGAGTCTTATCTACAGGCCACATTTAGCTGCAGCAAACCATTTACTCCCCGCTCACATGCCTCATTCTCATGGCTCTTTCACCTCTCACCGGGGCGTCCGAGGGGTGCACAGTTAGAGCTCACACCCCTGCTCTTGGAGCTCTCACACTGACTGAACCTCATTGCACGGCTCTGCCCACTCTGTTGCTCGCTTGTGATTTAGGCTCTCCACCGATACTTTACCAAACAAAAGAGCTCCAGGGATCCTACATAACTCATGTGTTCCCTAGGAAATATAATTTCCTGCTCATGCCTTTCTCTGGAGGGGCTGGAGGTTAATTTCCTTCTAGCAACTCACGGAAGTCtactgtttccttttttgtttgttctgttttggtttagttgttttggtttcataATTTTGCTAAAAATATGAGGACCAAAAACCGGTCGTAATACAGTGGAGCCCCCTTGTGTAGGCTCGGGGTTTATAGGTATGGTGTGAATTAGGCTTTGGCCAAAGATAGGGATAAGAACATAGCAGTAACAGTTAGGGTTAAGGGAAATGTCAAGGTTAAGCATAAATGgagttactaaaatgaatggaagtcaatacaaagtccTAATGTTTGCATGCATGTCGGTGTGTGtggggcgtgtgcgtgtgtgatcCCCATAAAAACAATTTCCAGATAAAAGTATTCCTACCCCTCCAACTGACAATTTTTCTACCAAAACAGACCTGAGGTGGGCCCACAGATGGAGCCATTCCAGTGGTAGAGGTCTGATGCCTGGGTGTGTTTGTCTTTAAGGCTCTTAGTCCAGCAACACAGTAGGTGACAACCATAAAGCACCGTTTTGGCAGCATCTCTGCCCTGTGAAGCATCTGCCTcagtctggaaaatgagccaatGATCTGTAGGGAGTTTACATACACTGCCGCAAATCACGCTGGCATTAATGTGATCTATGGTTAtctattttaacaaaatgaaagtcTAATTTTTAGCCagtctttatatttttgtcagcTGTGCTGTTAAATAACCATAATTACATGCATTTGTTTGTTACAACTCAGTTTATAAGACATTGGTACTTTTGTCTTATCTCTAACAGCCATCTGTCAAAGCTCCATCAAAGTGTGTgacatataaatacatttgaactGTTATgctgttgcatttgtttttgccCACAAGGTGGCAACAAATTATCTTAGCCAAGCAATCTTGTTCCTGGCTTCATTTAATTGGAAAAGATTCATATCACCCTATTGGCAAATGTAACACTGAGGGACAGATGGGGTGCATGTTACAAATGTTAACTTGAGTGACATTTAAGAATGATGTCATGGGAGTAAATCCTGTTATTGCTTGTTGGAACATTTGTGAATTACCTTTGATTTAACAAAATGAGTGCACAAGTTATTACATCTGTATTGCAGAATCAAATGTTACTCCTCGTATTAGCAGAAGGTCTGAGGAACCATATTGGCAGCAGGGGAAGAAAGCAGAAAGCATCATGTGATCTGGCTGTCTCAGTGGTATAAATTCCTCTTTGTTTCTTCAGTCAGACCTTCTTCAGCTCTAAGCTAAAGCAGCAGCGACTTTGACTTCTCCACTTATGACAGGTGTGTAAACTCTTCATATTGACATTTAatcattgattttattttattaattcagtttttgaatgcattttattttcatgattatttttattgtatatattgttGATTTACAAAGACTTAACAAAATACGAACAAAGTACATTTACTACTCAAAGATTTGACATTATGCATACATTACAACTGCATTGTATGCATAATACAATATAACACTTTGAAGATCCTGGGTTCATTTCAGTTTCCATATTCTACCTGTTCCTCTCTGGATATTCCAGTTtcctctcacagtccaaaaataaacaataggttaattggtctctgtGTATTGAATGTGGTGACCTGTTCTGGGTATACCGAGCCTCTCGCACAATGATCTGTATAGATAACCACCAACACTGTCTGAATCAAGTTGCATTTTTGGCTGGGCTACtccaaaatatttgatattACTGCATGTTAGAAAAAACATATTggctaaattaaaactttacattaaacCTAAATATGCCAGGAGTATGAATAACTTTGTGTTTAACAGAATATTATGAGGCTTAATTGTGGCAGAACTTCCACCTTTTGTTAAAAGGAACATCAACTAAAGTTACTGCTCTACAAGGATTTAAGTGCAGTGCATACATAAACATGATTGACATTGCCAAGACCCTTCTTCTGGCTTCTATTGATTGTTTCTGGTTAGCACTGGGAGCAAtaggagaaggcagaggaaccagattttattttattttttcacaaatgatcTGTCTCGTACCATGCTGatacaacatagtgacagttttaacaaaaatgtaaattacatTCTGCAGCTATAATAAACGACTGTTCAATGTTAGTTATTTAGCTGTGAACgttcattcttttatttttgtctattaaatGGTGTCTAATTCCATTGGTAGGTCACCTATCCACCACAGAACCAACCCAGACATTATGGAGAGACCACCATCAACACACAGAAGGACAATCTCCAAATGTTCTAACATGCATGCCTGTGAACTGCAAGATTAACTAGATCTCCTGGGGTAAACCTACGCAGACATATGGTAGAGTTAAAAACTACCTCAAAAGCACATGTCTCATTTGGTGTGTATATTAGTGTAATTTACAACAGGGACCAAGTTCTGTGATCTATTCCTGCATGTTCTGTCAGTAACTGAACAAAAAAGTGAAGATCTGTTGCATTTTTAGTGTAATTTTAACCATGATGTACGACTGACTAAAACCACATGCTGCCGTGTATTATGTGGTGTTGACAAGTCTTGCTCTtcttaaaagttgtttttttttctaaatttgctgTCAACAAcatattctaaaataaaaaggtcaTATAAAttcttcatatttaaatataatcacattttctttagtttaattCCTCTGAAGTGGATTTTCCAAGACCTACgtatttaaatttgacatttcctGGAAACAGACATCAATGATTACTCAGTGCTTACAATACTGAGGCAACTATAAATAGCATGAAATTAAGATATTGTTGCTATTTGGAATAGAATATATCAAGTGACCTTGGTTGAAGTTTCCATAAACTTCTATTAATCATTGACTAGAGGTATTGGCAAAAATAAGTCAACAGGTGCACACAGTATGAGAACTTTCAGGGAGGATGTATGATAGGGATGCATCTTGGATTTGGATTGGTGGATAGGTGAAGGGCTGATGGCTATAAGTGCTGTCTGCAGGCAGGGTCAGCTTCATTGCCAACATGAAGCTCCTGTTGTTTTTCGGATTTGTGGCTGTTGCCTTGGCTGAAGTCATTCGCTTTGAGGGGtaaagttttcatttcatcaaagaaacacaaacgCTTTGTTGTGAATTTTAGATGAATGTCAGAAATTGTCGTGCTAATTATGCCTTTGCACTTTTGTCATTGCTGTGAGGTAAAGCATCATAGAGTTAAATTTACAGTGTGTTAACAAGGAAGTCATGCAAATCAGGTCTAAGTCTTCAATCTGCTTGCATTCTCACATTAACGTTCAGCACCACACAAAGGTTTTGAAACACATTTCCCTTAATATTTCTTTTCCTCATGCAGCCAGATGTTACTGCAATATTCAGTCTTAACCAACATTTCTCCATTTATGCActaatactttttactttttttcttttactgattTTTTCCATATACTCAGTTGTTTCTATTTGAAGAGTGTTTGGGTTTGTGTTTGTCAGTGGAATATTTTGATATAGAAATATGGCTCACTATCCAGGGTAGTAAGTCATGGTAAGTTAAATGTctatttcaatgtatttcatgtCTACAGTGCAATCTGATAGATTGATTTTACAATCTGATAGATTGATTTTACAATCTGATAGATTTCACTGTAGCTTAAAGTCTAAAATACTTAGTTTAATTAAAACTCAACAGGATGATTCTACAATATACTGATGCCATAATAATACAAGTTGCTAACCTAATTTACTTATTAGGTCCAACATTTCATTAAGCAAGTTACATTGATACATGTAGTTAACTCAAAAAGTTTCATACtaaaaacagcagttttcataGAATGGGTTATGTTGGGGTAGTGAGTGTGTGTTTAGTGCTTTTTCAGAAGAAGGGAATAGCAAAAAACTCCCCTGGTATTTGTTTTGCAATTTCATATGGAGCATTGAATTTTTCAACCATCAATAATAATTAGAACACATACTGTAAAAAGACCCTGATTGTACTTTGTGCA is a window of Xiphophorus maculatus strain JP 163 A chromosome 21, X_maculatus-5.0-male, whole genome shotgun sequence DNA encoding:
- the agtr1 gene encoding type-1 angiotensin II receptor; protein product: MPNQTRDEPAGINLTCGMSGSHEFIFTLVPIVYAFNFVIGIIGNSMVVAVIYCYMKLKTVANIFVLNLAVSDLTFVITLPMWATFAAMGYHWPFGGFLCKTAAGLVMFNLYTSIFFLTALSIDRYLAIVHPVRSRRFRTVLYAHITCVMIWLFAFLLSVPIALTRDVHYIENSKTIVCGILHPNDKDVKRLNNLLLCISLMKSLLGFLIPFVIIITCYCLIGRALLRVKHIQKSSCSRDDEVLHMLAAAVLAFFLCWAPHQVFHFMQMLTQLILANNCTILEIIDTAMPFTICIAYFNSCVNPIVYSFVGRNFRKNLLRLLRCSPRRAARPHPSISSKMSALSFRASEALSLKVKNSVSCDVK